A genomic window from Silene latifolia isolate original U9 population chromosome Y, ASM4854445v1, whole genome shotgun sequence includes:
- the LOC141628743 gene encoding uncharacterized protein LOC141628743 — protein sequence MNPASGHFSGGTCVGGTSSQQAPEWQSGTIIHATPLASQPGSQFPGGASLGGTSVGSYPPVSNPLAGTGSLLEQQYQELRDLMYRIPGVARPLEKATRDSYADSPFVDGIALVGVPKGCVPPAMTLYDGTTDPLDHINHYKQKMMVITTTGSLKEACMCKGFGSTLSGASLQWFVSLPNKSITCFADLVNAFHQQFASSRGPEKQTSDLYRIVQGPEEATGYFLNRFNREKVAIPRCDIATTIEAFRQGLRQDSDLYKDLTKYPCATFEEVQTKALAVMRLEEDSGPRRAAYGTNHTSRKAPVKKQSERAKPYSKPVNKVSEGPGGKNNSEPPPKVSEYKFSTNLAGVLKTLKVIRGVRWPRKRTDERPNDKRHSSKRCEYYDDIGHDTDECYTLRREVKFQYDRGNLDHLLPGGSTKVNSTNQVLPSPPPVCTRIVNVITGGSELCGLTYSAAKRHPTQTKGDKPEFSCRISRQDLPVVTFDETDAQNTSEQHHDALIITLPIGNCEVRKILVDTGSSVNLIMLETLKGMGFSEKDLATKEVPLVGFSGETKHSLGEIVIPTYAKGVNKQVRYLVIDGPSTYNVILGRPWIHEMKAIPSTYHQCLKFPTPWGVQEIRGDQEEAKNCYKIALKPTTRPQA from the coding sequence ATGAACCCAGCGAGCGGTCATTTCTCTGGAGGAACCTGTGTAGGAGGAACCTCTTCTCAGCAGGCACCAGAGTGGCAGTCAGGAACCATCATCCATGCAACGCCCTTGGCAAGTCAGCCAGGCAGTCAATTCCCAGGAGGAGCCTCGCTTGGAGGTACATCTGTTGGCTCTTATCCGCCTGtctctaaccctcttgcaggaacAGGCAGCTTGCTGGAACAGCAGTACCAGGAATTGAGGGACCTGATGTACAGGATTCCGGGTGTAGCACGACCCCTGGAGAAGGCAACACGTGATAGCTACGCAGACTCCCCTTTCGTGGATGGCATAGCCCTTGTTGGTGTTCCCAAAGGATGTGTGCCGCCAGCCATGACACTCTATGACGGGACCACGGATCCTCTTGATCATATCAACCattacaagcagaagatgatggtgATCACCACGACAGGTTCCTTGAAAGAAGCCTGTATGTGTAAAGGGTTTGGATCCACCCTGTCTGGAGCATCCTTGCAGTGGTTCGTCAGTCTGCCCAATAAGAGTATAACCTGCTTCGCCGACTTAGTCAATGCTTTCCACCAGCAGTTCGCCAGCAGCCGCGGACCAGAAAAACAAACCAGCGACCTGTACCGGATAGTGCAGGGACCTGAGGAGGCTACCGGATATTTTCTAAACAGATTCAACAGGGAGAAGGTGGCAATCCCTCGGTGTGACATAGCCACGACCATAGAAGCTTTCCGCCAAGGGCTCCGCCAGGACTCAGATTTATATAAAGACCTGACCAAGTACCCTTGCGCTACCTTCGAGGAAGTGCAAACGAAGGCACTTGCGGTCATGCGGCTGGAGGAAGACTCAGGACCCAGGAGAGCAGCCTATGGCACAAATCATACATCCAGAAAGGCACCTGTAAAGAAGCAGAGCGAAAGAGCCAAACCCTACAGCAAGCCTGTGAACAAAGTTTCTGAAGGCCCAGGAGGAAAGAATAACTCTGAGCCACCTCCGAAAGTAAGTGAGTATAAATTCTCAACTAACCTTGCAGGAGTACTCAAGACCCTAAAGGTGATACGGGGAGTCAGATGGCCTAGGAAGCGGACTGACGAGCGTCCTAATGATAAAAGACACTCCAGCAAGAGGTGTGAGTACTACGATGACATAGGCCATGATACCGATGAATGCTACACCCTGAGACGGGAGGTTAAATTCCAGTACGATCGAGGAAATTTAGACCACCTATTGCCAGGAGGCTCCACTAAAGTTAATTCCACTAATCAGGTTCTGCCTTCTCCTCCACCTGTTTGCACTAGAATTGTGAATGTTATTACAGGAGGCTCGGAATTGTGCGGCCTGACTTATTCAGCAGCCAAAAGGCATCCCACGCAAACCAAAGGAGACAAGCCAGAATTCTCCTGCAGAATCAGTCGCCAGGACCTCCCAGTAGTCACCTTTGATGAAACGGATGCACAAAACACTTCAGAACAACACCACGACGCTCTGATAATCACCCTCCCCATAGGAAACTGCGAGGTAAGAAAGATCCTGGTGGACACAGGAAGCTCCGTCAACCTGATCATGCTGGAAACACTTAAGGGcatggggttcagcgagaagGACTTAGCAACAAAAGAGGTACCTTTGGTCGGTTTCAGCGGTGAAACGAAGCACTCTCTAGGAGAAATTGTCATCCCAACCTACGCCAAAGGAGTCAATAAACAGGTGAGATACTTGGTCATCGATgggccctctacttacaatgtgattcttggcaggccctggatccatgaAATGAAGGCAATACCTTCAACCTACCACCAATGTCTGAAATTCCCAACACCCTGGGGAGTGCAAGAGATACGTGGGGATCAAGAGGAAGCTAAGAATTGCTACAAGATAGCCCTGAAACCAACAACCCGACCGCAAGCATAA